One Oncorhynchus keta strain PuntledgeMale-10-30-2019 chromosome 23, Oket_V2, whole genome shotgun sequence DNA segment encodes these proteins:
- the LOC118402405 gene encoding plasmalemma vesicle-associated protein-like produces MYNSSYSQAKFGLEARRKIQKPSGKSCGYYMRVVFFFSSLIQSLIIVSLVLFLVYGRSPDAAAESRVRDLEKSFNRLSVDNMNLRQQKKNLTLLLNATQTDKMRNNKEMINLRQMANKSVIFITHLRDQANQCDNDKRSCQIQLSMNRCPRAMTPMITLSGNNNNIHENQVQRLEQLLKLVSANFSQTVQFMRIEIENTAKDRDTLTLDAISLRRDKTSLLKQLESYRKKCKEDFVQSLDGISNVSKAFLLKIDTLLPKVSPFLLTCEKQRDHLDQIRNNCSSLSREVETKFQHYLDNVGSQVSEIQGRSARLQAEKDQLAEDHNWCSRNRSAMALEHQEKLQKTQEKYDREMEKLLTGRMRLQGDKDLGETAVKVKEGEIKILNDKIRSLNASLANCGSRTGMGSPGATGNTGMGWVGPSATGQGNRGSTAGTGSMAGLGGWGASATGNGNTVFGNTGTGGPGSSATGVGTRGSGGTGLSGAGSPSGVAKKIGPGLGSPNSYSLANINQYLRELQQYSKPNSGSEVSG; encoded by the exons ATGTACAACAGTAGCTACTCCCAGGCCAAGTTTGGCTTGGAGGCCAGGAGGAAGATCCAGAAGCCCAGTGGGAAGAGCTGTGGCTACTACATGAGGgttgtcttcttcttctcctctctgatccaGTCGCTCATCATCGTCAGTCTCGTTCTCTTCCTGGTCTACGGGAGGTCCCCGGACGCGGCGGCCGAGAGCCGGGTCCGAGACCTGGAGAAGAGCTTCAACCGCCTCTCCGTTGACAACATGAACCTCCGGCAGCAGAAAAAGAATCTGACGCTTCTCCTGAATGCCACTCAGACTGACAAGATGCGCAACAACAAGGAAATGATCAACCTGCGTCAAATGGCAAACAAATCTGTCATATTCATCACCCATCTCAGAGACCAAGCG AACCAATGCGATAACGATAAGAGAAGCTGTCAGATTCAACTGAGCATGAACCGATGCCCCAGAGCCATGACACCAATGATAACACTAAGTG gcaacaacaacaatatacaTGAAAACCAGGTCCAGCGGCTGGAGCAGTTGTTAAAGCTAGTGAGCGCCAACTTCAGTCAGACGGTGCAGTTCATGAGGATTGAGATAGAGAACACAGCCAAGGACCGGGACACCCTCACCTTGGATGCCATCTCCCTCCGGAGGGACAAGACCTCCCTGCTGAAACAGCTGGAGAGCTACAGGAAGAAGTGCAAGGAGGACTTCGTCCAATCCCTCGACGGCATCTCCAACGTCTCCAAAGCCTTCCTGTTGAAGATCGACACCCTCCTGCCCAAAGTCAGCCCCTTCCTTCTCACCTGTGAGAAGCAGCGCGACCACCTGGACCAGATCCGCAACAACTGCTCCAGTCTGTCCCGCGAGGTGGAGACCAAGTTCCAGCACTACCTGGACAACGTAGGCTCCCAGGTGTCAGAGATCCAGGGCCGTAGCGCCAGGCTGCAGGCGGAGAAAGACCAGCTAGCCGAGGACCACAACTGGTGCAGCCGTAACCGCAGCGCCATGGCCCTGGAGCACCAAGAAAAGTTGCAGAAGACCCAGGAGAAATACGACCGAGAGATGGAGAAGCTGCTGACGGGCCGCATGAGGCTGCAGGGGGACAAGGACCTGGGGGAGACAGCGGTGAAGGTGAAGGAGGGCGAGATCAAAATCCTCAACGACAAGATCCGGAGCCTCAACGCCTCCCTGGCCAACTGTGGCTCCAGG ACCGGAATGGGTAGCCCGGGTGCAACTGGTAACACAGGGATGGGCTGGGTAGGGCCGAGTGCAACGGGGCAAGGTAACCGGGGGTCAACTGCTGGAACAGGATCGATGGCAGGATTAGGTGGGTGGGGCGCATCTGCAACAGGAAACGGCAATACAGTGTTTGGCAACACAGGAACGGGCGGGCCAGGGTCAAGTGCAACAGGAGTGGGTACTAGGGGATCAGGAGGGACTGGACTGAGTGGTGCCGGGTCACCATCAGGTGTTGCAAAGAAAATTGGACCAGGCTTGGGTAGCCCCAACAGTTACAGTTTAG CAAATATCAATCAATACTTACGCGAGCTGCAGCAGTATTCCAAGCCCAATTCCGGCTCAga AGTATCTGGGTAA